The sequence tacacatgcattCACACACATTTAAAAGAGAAACCTTCTATCGGCTCATTATTATACTTAAAAATCACTAGCCAGACTGCTTTAACCAGCACTTGGCTCACTTAGGAATGATAATTTTGTACTTTGAATATCATTATTCTGAAAATACTTGGTGAGTTCAAACTACTTAGTTTTAGTGAATTAAcgtgattttatattttatttatgtgCAGTCAGTGTATAGGAAGCAGGACACCTTTGCTAATAGATGCCATTTTTTCCATATTTAACTTCTTAGTTGTTTTATACAGCTAAATTCTGGCATGATTCTGGCTTATCTGCAACGATTTTTAGTTACTAAATAGTAAAGAACTCAAACCCCAGATATTTTTTTCAACTAAAAGGCAAGAATAAGATATACTGATATCCAGAGATACAGATAACACCAGTTTTAAAGTAATTTGCATCAGGTTTTAGTGTGCTTTTTTCTTAAGCTTAATAAGAGAGCTTTATATGATCCTATATTGGATCAGTTCTTAGCAGTAGCAGATCATGTTGCATAGACCCCATTCTATTGGCAGTATGCGTTCCTGGTGATGAATTTAACCCTTTGGGTCTGGTGCTACTTCCTAAAAGGTTTATAGTTCCCTTTATTAGGATCATGCCTTGACCTAGGATGACAACtgaataaaactttaaaatggaGTTGTGAATCCAAATAAGAGTCCTGATCTAAATGTGTATCTTGGCTTATAGGCCACGGTTGTTTTCTGTCTCCTGTTCTGCCTTGTCTCTGACTGTATGCGTGTCTGCATATTGACGTCCAAAAGAAATTATGCTTAGGTTGCATTTTGTTGCATACGTCACCCATAGCCAAACTGTAATGCTAATTTTTGATGTGACGTGCTGATTCAGCCAGAATTCCTCCTGGGGCATTAGGGAATGCAcaatggggcaggagcagccccTTCCTTTGGAAGGTGCAGCATGGACTCCTGTTCATACTGGGCCAACTCTGCTGACCAGAGTGAAGAGTCAGGGCTGTGTCCTTCTCCTCATTCCACCAATTTTATGGAGGCTGGCACTGTGGCTAGTAGTGCCTGTGCTCCCCAGTTAGACCGTGGGCAGGTGGACAAGAGGAGAAGGCTGTGTCCCAACTCCCCAGCCCTCATCCAGGTGCACAGTCTGTCCCATACAATGAACACCACTGAGCAGGCTTGCAGTTACAGTCTGCCATAATACAGGTGACAAAGAATGACTGGATCAGACCTTCAGCTGGTGTATGCTGGAgcactttgaagtcagtggagctaccccGATACTCGCCAGCAGAGGACAGAGCTCTAAGCATTTAAGGAAAGGTTTATTGCCaagatgtttttttaaattagaaagttGCAAAAATTTCTCTAAACAAGTGGGCCCAAGTCATTGCTGGAGTGAGTGGAGTCACAGCAGGGGTGCAGTTGGACCTTCGGGGGAATTGACCTAAAGTTTGGAATGAATAAGAAATAGCTTTGTCAGGATTTTAGTGGAACGTATTTGCAGAACGCAGCTAAGACCAAGTGGCAGAAATTGTAGAAGTCCGTCTTAATAACATCACAAGCACTCAAGGCTCAGAGGGCTTCTGCTATGCCTGTAGGAACAACTCACAGTCAGGATATCTCCCCAGGTTCCTTTGGGCCATGGTGCCGCTTACTACCCTACATGCCACTGATGTACTCTGTTTGCTGGTATGTGGGCACGCAGGAATCTCTCCCTTTTGGGACACTGCACCCCTGGTGATATAGGGAGGGAGTAGTCGCTGCTCTCCACTAAGCACCAGTAGTACAATTCTGCCTTGCAATGCCCCACACACTGTAAATCCACGTAAGGACCAGGCAGGATGTGGCCCATAGAAAAGACTTCAAATTTAATGAAGGTTTCCACATCAATATTAAAGACAGAGGGAGAGACTGTTTCATTTCAGAGAGTCAAGATTTATTTTTGGGACTATTCAACTTTCAGAAAGTTCACAGAGGAGACTCCCTGATGTGCACCAGTATGCTGGTGGTGGTTCAGAGAGGTGTGGGGAATATGCGTGTTTTTTGCAGTGCTTTGTGTGAAATATGCCCTGCACAATACGAGCCTAATCCTGTTCTTATtgaaggctatgtctgcactgcggACATATGCCAGCATAGCCCTGCTGGTCAGGGATGGGAAAAGGTGTGTGATCCCTCTGCTGGCAGAAGTccctagtgtagacgcagctatgCAGACAAAGCTGCTCTTTTAGTGGTATAGCCCTGTTGTGTTTGTTGCAGGGGTGGTTTTACTTTAACGGTACAGAGCATAGCTTTGCTGATATAGCTGCATCCATACTTGGCGCACTATGCCAGTATAGTACAGCTGTATTTCTATACCAGTAAAGAGCTAATTTTATAGATACTgtctaaatcaatgggagtggctgggtgctcagaacttttgaaaatgaagccacaaatataggtgcctaaatatagatgtAGGATCCTAAGACCTGGTTTACACTTAAGTTTTACCAGCATAATTATGTCAGTAAGGAATGTGGGTTTTTTACCAACACATTGTACCATAAATATGCTGGTAAAAGTCCTAGTGCAGTTACTGAACCAGTATTGGCTACGCCAGTAGATGCACTTTTATaagtgtgtctacactaggggagAGATCCTGCTTCGACAATGCCAGCATAGTGAGAGGAACCAAAGGCCTAACTGTAGGTGTGTCCGTTTTAAAAATCTTATCCTAAAGTTTTGTGTGGGCAGGAAAATGAAGATGAGGAAAACAATGCAAAATGCATTTGTTTAAAAGActttatttaactattttaaacACAACATAGATTAAAGTCACAGGGCCCAATCTGGCTACTCCTACTCATACTGAGTAGTACCATACTGGTATCAGTAGCCCTTAGTATGTACATAAGGCTCTTTACTCACATAAATAATCTTTCCTTAGTTCCATTGATATAAATGTGACAATTTATGTGTGTAAGGTCTGCTCACATAAACAAATGTTTGTAGGATTGAACCCTTAGCACATGTAGGGTGCAGCCGGCCAGCCAGGGCCAGCCAGAAATTCAAGTGTCTGCATTGGGCCCTTCCCTTGGGAGTATATACAGACTTGCAGTTCCCAGCTGGGCCAAGCTCCCCCTCCAGCAGTGGGAACAGTTAGGGAGAGAACGTTCTGCTAGATTTTTCACTTCAGCCCAGCACTGGGACCGCAATGGGACATGCAACACGCTGCCCAGACTCCATCTCTTACAGTATAATTTCTATGTGCCCCTACTGCTCTTCCAAAAATTGCACCATTGCATACAATTTATACCCTGTGACTTCATGTGGAGGAGTTACATGCCAGGTTTCTATTGTGAATCTAGTACAAGACTGATCACTGCATAATGAATAATCCTAATTATGGATGGGCCAATCCATTGCTAGGAGCCTAAAATGTGGGAATGTCTGTCATGCAAATTAAAGCATTAAACTTTATTTGTACATCTCCTAATGTAATTTTTCTGGACATGTCATTTACATATAGTAAAAATCATAAGTTCCACAGTAAATCAAATAtatgtgttttaaaatacaatGCATATAAAATATAACCGGGAAAACCTATTTAAAACGGCCGCTGCATATTAATTcattataggcagagctggtagcaccacctatagttaaggttactCGACTGTACATAAAATGAGGCTGGGGTCCTATGGAAAATATATGACGTGATTATATAATTAgacagtatcataatgcatatacacaagagGACCAAATTAAGTGCTTTGACTTTTGAATGCCTGACTTTGTAAATGTAACATTCttttgtgtcaccttagagactaaccaatttatttgagcataagctttcgtgagctagcatgctcaaataaattggttagtctctaaggtgccacaagtcctccttttctttttgcggatacagactaacacggctgctactctgaaaccattcttttgTATGTGTAATATAAATATCATTTCCTTCCACAATATGAGTCACATCTAAGTGTTGTTGAAATATATAGTTCATATCATGTCAATTCTAAAATAGCTAACTGTTAATCTAGTTTTAGCTGTTCGGCTTTTTAGTTAACCAAAGAAAAGTCAAATAGAGATTATATCAATTATAGTGAGCAATATTTCTTCAGGACTGTTAGTGTGAAAGAGAGGACCTCTAGTGGGAAATTTGGGGAACTGCATAACTCAATAAAATGGAGAAGATTTTTGGAATGTTTTATTAAACCATTGATACAGAATATTCTAATAGGTTGCTTTGTTTTATGTATTTCCAACCAAGAGCCCAACCCTGCAAAGCTTTACATATGAAAGTATTGAAATCAACACTTTGCTCATGATCATAAGGCTATTAAAAATTCAGCAGAGTAATTTTGTGGTCATTGCTTATTCAGACAGTCAAGAAATATTGGTCCTGTTGATCTCAGCAGTAACTGAGGACAAAATTTGGCTCATGGTATTTAAAGTATTACATGATCATTCTGTTAACCAGGTGTCTAATACTTTGTTCACCTGCAAAACTCTATGGTTGTAATAAAGGAATTTTTTTATACACCTCTGTGAAGCAGTTGGCTATGTACAATCAACCACTAAACCCAAATCACATTTCTTTAAATTCTTATCAGTATACTGCCATTCCTTGTGCCCCATATCAGCAcaatatttaagcatgtgcttaacttaagCACATTAGgtatcccattgactttagtggaactCCTCAGCTGCTTCAAGTAAAGCATATGCTTAAGAGCTATGCTGGATTGGGATCTGAGATACTGCAGTACTCTCTTACTTTAAGTTCATTGGCTATTCCACATTTTAATATCCATTATAGAATTATCACATAAATTACAAGCTTCTGTTACAAGTATTTGCAATATGCTCCAAGTGCAGGGCCCTGTTCTGATCTCACTttctctggtgtaaatcaagagaaactccactgaaatcagtggagttataccagtgtacATGAGATCAGAACTCACCTCAGCCCTTTCGGTCTAGCCCTTATTTCTATAATGGGCCGATTAATGCCCCCATAGATGCAAACTCTATTGCTTGGGCCCGTCTCAGTGTATAGAACATTTTCTAAAAAgagtaaaaaataaaaccagaatgttttaaaaaccgTTGTTTTAGGCAAGTGATggaccagcagcagcaacagcgcCAGGAATCTCTGGAAAGAAGAACCTCTACCACAGGCATGTATCAAACAGTGCAGTGCAATGTAACTGTAAACAATGCAAACAtattcctctcccttcctgtctCCTCTAGCTGTTGGTGGTTGTCATGCGTTATTACAGAAATAACTGGCCTGCTAAATATAGCTATAATCATTATGggatttcaaagcattttcaGTTAGAGACTTAAACTAATAAATTGGAACATGGCTGCATTATTTCACCAATTTGACTGAAATTTAAAGTCCAAACTTCAGTGCACACAGCGCAACTCAGATGGGACATGTAAAGGTGGATTTAAGCAAAGCTTTGTGCTCTTCCAGTCCCATGCTAGCTTTGAGACCGGCTTAAGACTGAGCAGTGtaaaggctgctctaaattatgctgcTGCCCACAGTGCCAAGGGGCTGATGTCACTAGGGTGCAGAAAAGGTCACACTTTCTACACAGCCACAGGGAGAGTGGGTGGCATAGGAATCACTCTACTAGCTCCATGGCACTATAGGATCCCCCTACCTAGAGATCAGTGTCTGTGCCTGGCTCTTCCAGCTTTCCACGGGGTGTACAGAAGAGAATCTGACTGTAAGAGTCCGTTAGTTGGAATAATAAGGTGAGAGGGCTTGTGTATGTTTAGTGGGAAAGTATACCTGATAAGTGGTGAGGTGGGAAGAGAAGTTTCTGTCTACAAAATCTGGCTTTTGCTTTTgtgaaaaaatatgtaaaaaagaAGCCAGAATTTTTTGTGAATCTGGGGGGGGAAGATTAGTTTTTGCTcagctttttttaatttaaaagcagcTCAGTTGTGTCCACAGAAAATGTCACCTGTGGCAGTCATACACAATAATGCTCCGCAGCTTTGAACTCCTAATTTGGGCACACACaattgtgtgccattttgtgtcagttaaaacaaatgaaacaaacagaTGTGCCTCTGCTTCTGCGAGGAACCTTGACGTAGGCATGATATGTGAGATAGTGACATTTCCAGCTGAGCGCCCTCTTGCATGTATGGAGGCATCTCTGTGCTGTTCACAACCTGTGTGCCTGTCTTTATGTTCAAAGTGTCACTTGCCACTGTCCTTGGAACAAAGGTAATGTGTGTAATTCTGACTCAAGATGGTTTGTAGGGTTAGAAGAAGCTTTACAAACATCAAAGCAAAACCTCTAGCCTATGCTGTGTGTGTCACTGCTTTGAAATAAAGGAAGGAACAGCTCTCGATTGCTGCAGTCATCTGGACATCACTAAAATCGTGACTACACcatccttttttatttattattttctgctttcatttacttTTTAATTCCTTGTCTCCTAACCACTCTGCCTTGTTTTCATTCCTTGCTGTATACCCATTTTAttcttttcacttttcttttctgttcttttaGTTTCTACCCTTCAGATAAAAGtgtcttcttccccctcccactgccagTCTCCTCCTCCTGACTACAGTAACTACAGTGCTTCTACTTCCGCTGGTGCTGCCCCTCCACCGCCATCTTATGCCAACGTTATCTCTTCAGCATCTACCATCCCCGAGTCCAGTAGTAAACCCTCTTTCAAATCCTCTAACAGAGCCAGTGAATTCCCACAGCTTCGTCACAGACATTCTGCCTCTGAGCTCTCACCCTCCCTGGGTTCCTTCTCCTCTCCAGTATGGCCAAACCACAGGACTGTAACACAAAGCATCAAACAGATCTCTTTGTCCCCACCGCCTGAACCTCCTTCCCATTTTCCATTTGCACCTCACCAGCCTGTTAGACATTCCTCTCTTTCACACTCTCGTCAGTCTTCCTCTTCTCCTGTAACATCTACATCCCCCGTGCAGAAGGGTTTTGTCCTGCAGCCGCATATTCCAGAGGTCCTTCCTGTGATTCCTGTCCAGAATGGCAGAATCAGGGGATCTACAGATATAACAGTCCAAGAAGCCTCTGCAGGTGTACCTCAGATAGGCCTGAACAGCCACCCCAAAGAACCTCTAACCACACAAATTCCTTTAAACTCCTCTAGAACCCAGGTAAAAAGCGTGGATGGGTCTTTCTTCTCATACTTAGAAACTGTACCCATCTCTCAGCTACCAGTTATAACCAGCCCTGCTGGTTCCTTTATCCAGGCTTCTTTTCAGTCCTCCCAACCTTCACCTCATCCTCCAAAGCAATTGTACCAGGCCATGTCACACTTTGTTTCATTACCTCCCGCTTATGCTGCTGTATCTGAGGTGAATTTGTCCAAGAAGACCCCTCCTTTCATGACTTCATCAACCATTTCCCACTTGAGTAAGTACTTGTTTTGAATTAGTTATAACAGTTAAAAAAGCTTTAGATTTGACCTGACTGTTCATAAAGCCCAGTTTGCTCTGCCCCAGGACAATATGTGGGAAAAACTCTTGAGTAATCGAAGACTAATACTACTGCACCAGATAGTTCAGACAAATAGGGAAAAGGTATAGAAGGTTAGTGCTATAACTGGTGGTGGGCTTGACACAAAACCTCATATCCAAATGCTCCAATCTTTGGGGAGAGAGTGTTTTTAAAGTCTGAGGCCGGATCTACTCTAGAAACTGTTGCAAGTGTAATAATGACAGTTGGGGcataatatttttaacattttttatactGATGAAAGGCCTAGTATAGATGCAGAAAAAGTGCTCTTGCCAGTCTGGCTTGTTTCATTTGGGGAACCAGTAAAAGGTAGACCTACAAAAACACTCTTTTGTCCATATAAGTTGCAGCTACACTAGGAAGATTTGCCAGGATAGCTGAACCAGCAAACCTTttccagtgtagactagccctgcgTGTGGATCTGTATTTTGCATATGGCCTGTATTGTTAAAATGCCTGGATTAGAACAGCTCTGTGTTGTGCTGTTCAAAATCCAGATCAGGTTTTGCAAGTTGGACCCATCTCTCTGTATAAACATATTGTGCTTAAATGGATGTGCCTAGAGAACTTGGGAAACATTTGTATATTTCGTCCACTGACAAATTTCCTGCCCCAGATATTTCAGCTGTCTCTGTTGGGTCAGACCCACAACTGGTGTAGGTCACTGTATAACCATTTTCTTCAACACACTTATTCCAGTTTACACCAAAGAAGTATCTTGCCCATTATTTTTGAGTGAGGTCAATTTATAATCTCAATTATTTTTCAGCCAGGCCTCAGCCTGGCcactaattttgtgtgtgtaaatttgcACCTATAATTCACTGTGCTCGCAATGAATTGCCAGCTATCTCATTTGTGGGCCCACATAGGTAGGGAGATAGCTGATGTACTGCTAATAGCACCTATAATTCGTTGCAGGAGCAGCATTGTGAGCATAGTTATTAGCAGGAGTAATGTTGTGACCATAATGTTGGAGGTTATCACTGACCACAATGATGGTTGACgttattaaaaaagcaaaattaaatagATAGACAATCAGGCCTTATTGTCTGAATATCATTCCCAAATTTTCCCTGtaaaccaattaaaaaaaccttttcaaATTAATGTTTGTTGCACAGTTGAGTTTGTAATTAAATAGCAACAGAAGCCTTTGATGAGATGGAGTAATTCTAGGTGACATACCATTGATGGAATCCTCATTCTGTTGTCCCATTATAAATAGGAGAAATATACCAGAGGCGTTAACCTATTCGAATAAGTCCATTGAAGGACGCTGCTACACGCAGTAGCTTCTGTTGAAGTACACCGTGGCTAAAATTGAACACTTGCCCCTTAATTTTCAAAGACTGGCAGAGGATTTAGCCACGCAAATTTCATTAAATGGAAGTTGTATGGAAATGTGTAGCTAAAGCCCAGGATTTTATTTGAAAAGTGGACTTTGATGTTCACAGAGTTAGTTGATAACATTTATGTATCTGCATCTGAAAAGTTAAAATGAAGAAGAGATATCCCAAAAGTAAACCAGAAAGTGTACTCTGTGTTGAGACAGAACAGTAGCCTGACCAGAGGAAGGGATAGGTGGTGTTTACATATTTCAGGGGTTTTGCATAAGGACACAGCTGCCAATGATAACTAAAAAGCAGAGGATGTACCATTGACATACTCAGCGTGTATCATTCTTCTGATTGTATGTCATCAAACCTTCATTCACCCAATTGTCAATACGGGTTGTATGTGAGATGGGGGAGaatgttctttatttttatttaatcttcTGTATGTTTCAGGTCCCATTCTTCCACCTGGTCATCCCTCTGCTGCCACAATCCCTGCTTCGTCCAGCGGGCCCCCACCTCCGCCACCCCCGCCAGTACCTCCTCCGCCTACAGGAGCAGcgccacctccccctcctccactgcCGGCAGGTGGAGGACACGGGGGTAGCACTGACGATGGGTCAATGTCAGGACTAGCAGCAGCCCTGGCTGGTGCCAAACTCAGGAGAGTACAACGGGTAAGGTTTGTGGCACTGGGGTTTTCACACAGTCTGGCCTTCACTGGAGAATGAGGAATGCTTGATTGGTTAAAGTTTTATTTAACCTTCTGCTAATCTATTTCATGGATAGTCGGAATTCATGACAAAGCCCAAtgaaatgtgttttaagtgacCATTCCATGGACCGTGACAAGTCAGTTGCTTGTACAGGCTGTTATTGAAAGGAAGGCTGAaaaagatttgtgctggaaacaggggtgaaagtaaaattaaaCTCTTACCGGTACAGGGCtggttccttccccctcccccagaaggggcggggctaggggtcagcatcccccagccaccCCATCCACGCTGCCTGGCCCGTGGCGCCCGGGGCTCCaacggtgatttaaagggcctggggctccggcagcggcggccagagccccaggcccttttaaattgccgttggagccccagggcagctgctccttttgcctcccctcttcaccccccttccccccccgtcccccgtcGGTGAGTGCAACAGGGGGCACAAAAGGGGAAGCGACTTAAAGTCAGCTGTATGGACTGGTACCGGAAGCCACTTTTTACCGGTACGCTGTGCTGACCTGTactgccttactttcacccctggctggaAACCtgtagggtaaaatcctggccctattgaattcaatggcaaaactcccattgacttcagtgcagccaggatttcactcctagaGTCAAATTTTTAAATAAGTTAGGTGCACAGTCGCATACACAATTACTGCAGGTGCACATTCAGTGGCTATTTATGACCGTTTGCACTTGCCTTTTCCTGAGCTGCACGTGCAGTGTGGCTGGGCCTTTAAAATGGCCTTTTGTCCATTAGAAACAGTCCTTAAAGCAGATTTCTATGTTTGGTTTTATAATTTTCAGGAGGAAATTTTCcaattggtttttttttcctgacttgTTTTTACAGTAATTCACACTTTGATCCTCACTGCTCAGTGAAGATTAACTAGCAGGTGCCTGCATCGATCTCTCATATGACTAAGACATAATTGGTTTCTCTCCAGCGTATCCTGTAGAATACTCACTAGTATTATGCTATCAACCATGATGATAAGTAGTTAAAACTACACTA comes from Lepidochelys kempii isolate rLepKem1 chromosome 6, rLepKem1.hap2, whole genome shotgun sequence and encodes:
- the LOC140912209 gene encoding ena/VASP-like protein, yielding FIPCCIPILFFSLFFSVLLVSTLQIKVSSSPSHCQSPPPDYSNYSASTSAGAAPPPPSYANVISSASTIPESSSKPSFKSSNRASEFPQLRHRHSASELSPSLGSFSSPVWPNHRTVTQSIKQISLSPPPEPPSHFPFAPHQPVRHSSLSHSRQSSSSPVTSTSPVQKGFVLQPHIPEVLPVIPVQNGRIRGSTDITVQEASAGVPQIGLNSHPKEPLTTQIPLNSSRTQVKSVDGSFFSYLETVPISQLPVITSPAGSFIQASFQSSQPSPHPPKQLYQAMSHFVSLPPAYAAVSEVNLSKKTPPFMTSSTISHLSKYLF